GGTGGAGGATGGGATGGATAGATCTATAGAAAGAAATGTACAGAATATCTGTTGACTGTATATGAAGCTTCAGACAGAATAACAGTATAAGACTAAGTGATCATATCATAAAAAGATCCCCTCTGACtactgttttctccatctccaacAGAACTAGAACAATACGTCCTGGACTATGAATTCGATTCAGCCAACGACTCCTATTACTTCAACATCACCTCCTATGACctgaactttaacaccttctccTGTGCAGCTCAGCCCCTGTGTCCCAGTGCCGTCATATTCCTGTGTGTCCTTCACATGGCCATCTTCCTATTGGCTGTTCCTGGTAACCTACTTGTGGGGCTCGTGATTGGCTTCAGTCAGCAGTCCCTGACCCCATCCGACGTCTTCCTGTTTCACCTGACTGTAGCCGACGGGCTGCTGGCTCTGACCCTGCCCTTCTGGGCTGCTGCCACGCTCCACGGCTGGATCTTTGGTGACTTCCTGTGTAAGTTCCTCAGCCTGGTTATGGAGGTTAGCTTCTACACCAGCATCCTGTTCCTGGTGTGTATCAGTGTCGACCGCTACCTGGTGATCGTTCGCCCCGCCAAGTCCCGTAAGGGCCGCCGAAGGGCCTGCAGATGGTACGCCTGCACCTTCATCTGGGCTCTGGGGggcgccctctctctccctgccctcttcAACYACGCCTTCACGCCCCGTGGCGGTGGTCCGACGAGGTGTGCTGAGCGCTTCGACCCCGGCAGCGCCACCCACTGGCGGCTCGCTACTCGCGGCCTACGCCACATCCTAGGGTTCCTGCTCCCACTAGTCACCATGGTGGCGTGCTATAGCATCACCGTGGCCCGGTTGCTGCAGACGCGCGGCTTCCAGAAGCACAGGGCCATGCGGGTCATCATTGCCGTGGTGATCGCCTTCCTCCTGTGCTGGACGCCGTTACACATGACGGTGATGGCCGACACCCTGATGAGGGCCCATCTGGTGCACTTCGACTGTGCTGGGAGGAACAGGGTGGACTTGGCCCTCCGGGTCACCCACAGCCTGGCCCTGGTCCACAGCTTTGTTAACCCAGTGCTGTATGCCTTCGTGGGGGAGAAGTTCAGGGGGAACCTGGGTGCACTGGTCAGGAAGTCACGGGGACCAGAGAGGGGGTCGTCATCTCGATTCAGCAGGTCCACATCCCAGACCTCAGAAGGGAATGGACTGTTATGATTGATCTGGCAGGTTGTCCCCACATTACTTTCAATCAGGGTTGTGGTCAATCCCATTTCAATTCcactcaattcaggaagtactctAAAACTCCAATTCCAACGTTTTTCAATgagaacatttttaaaatcgAAATTGGAGTTTGGTTCACTTTCTGaactgactggaattgaaatggaWTTAACTCCAACCCTGCTTTTGTCACACCCTGGTCTTAGtactctttgttttctttattattttagttaggtcagggtgtgacatggggaatgt
The DNA window shown above is from Salvelinus sp. IW2-2015 unplaced genomic scaffold, ASM291031v2 Un_scaffold5094, whole genome shotgun sequence and carries:
- the LOC112077959 gene encoding C-X-C chemokine receptor type 2, which encodes MGRDPGRGRKSWPERIAFHGSRRKQRREESDDAGVRGHKESPKDSPMFLGGGTRGGRRSRVRYVLCLLPALALKCVSPVRCHLYRLHASGLQCASPVRYVLCLLLALSLRYVSPVRCHLYRTHASGLLCVSPARYVLCRLHAPSLQRFSPAWYALCQLHAPGLQRRTCSSMAGSFLCTGAKSRNGVQSRSRAGAFLCAGAQSRHGVQSRSKAGAFLCTCAKSRNGVQSRSKAGAFLCAGAQSRHGGQLSSMAGAFLSAGAQSGCGVKVPALWPDPAVWAGAKDPHRAATDASHPPTLPTSPTELEQYVLDYEFDSANDSYYFNITSYDLNFNTFSCAAQPLCPSAVIFLCVLHMAIFLLAVPGNLLVGLVIGFSQQSLTPSDVFLFHLTVADGLLALTLPFWAAATLHGWIFGDFLCKFLSLVMEVSFYTSILFLVCISVDRYLVIVRPAKSRKGRRRACRWYACTFIWALGGALSLPALFNXAFTPRGGGPTRCAERFDPGSATHWRLATRGLRHILGFLLPLVTMVACYSITVARLLQTRGFQKHRAMRVIIAVVIAFLLCWTPLHMTVMADTLMRAHLVHFDCAGRNRVDLALRVTHSLALVHSFVNPVLYAFVGEKFRGNLGALVRKSRGPERGSSSRFSRSTSQTSEGNGLL